One Setaria italica strain Yugu1 chromosome I, Setaria_italica_v2.0, whole genome shotgun sequence DNA window includes the following coding sequences:
- the LOC101779641 gene encoding uncharacterized protein LOC101779641, with translation MGDLQPAAVRVPRRAMQFRVPRRPVARAAGAEAAPPMPAGGKKKKMAVVRLGGKRRLFGAIRRLRMRWLAVLYRRTLRRLRAYYATAINDLLEGAAVISSIRGPAGADCSFGTAFAPVVTVGY, from the coding sequence ATGGGCGACCTGCAGCCCGCGGCAGTCCGCGTCCCGCGGCGGGCGATGCAGTTCCGGGTGCCAAGGAGGCCGGTGGccagggcggcgggggcggaggcggcgccgccgatgccggcggggggaaagaagaagaagatggcggtGGTGAGGCTCGGCGGGAAGAGGAGGCTGTTCGGCGCGATCCGGCGGCTCCGGATGCGGTGGCTGGCGGTGCTGTACCGGCGCACGCTGCGGCGGCTGCGCGCTTACTACGCCACGGCGATCAACGACCTCCTCGAGGGCGCCGCGGTCATCAGCTCCATCCGCGGGCCGGCGGGCGCCGACTGCTCCTTCGGCACCGCGTTCGCGCCGGTGGTCACCGTCGGGTACTGA